The following proteins come from a genomic window of Eisenibacter elegans DSM 3317:
- a CDS encoding ATP-binding protein, with the protein MQTFQIQIPSLVENIRIVESFIDNIKNQCHINDDIYGNIMVAVTESVNNAIIHGNAQQKDNLVRLSVQVNQNQVRFMVEDEGPGFDYTNLADPTAPENIDKPGGRGIFLMKHLCDEVNFTKEGACVEMIFYV; encoded by the coding sequence ATGCAGACTTTTCAGATACAAATCCCCTCCTTGGTGGAAAACATCCGAATAGTGGAAAGCTTTATTGATAACATCAAAAACCAATGCCATATCAACGATGATATCTATGGCAATATTATGGTTGCCGTTACCGAATCTGTCAATAACGCCATCATTCACGGCAATGCCCAACAAAAAGACAACCTCGTCAGGCTCTCTGTACAAGTCAACCAAAACCAAGTCCGCTTTATGGTAGAGGACGAAGGGCCAGGCTTTGACTACACCAACCTAGCAGACCCTACCGCCCCCGAAAATATCGACAAACCCGGCGGAAGAGGTATTTTCTTGATGAAACACCTCTGCGACGAGGTCAACTTTACCAAAGAAGGGGCTTGTGTTGAAATGATTTTTTATGTCTGA
- a CDS encoding acyl-CoA thioesterase, translated as MFIHQTQIRVRYAETDQMGYVYYGNYASYYEVARTEALRVLGFPYVELEAAGVMLPVREMHIRYLQAARYDDLLSLEVKVAQMPSAKIDFEYRCYNQDGVLLNTGSTTLVFVDQKTGKVMRCPTDIAKAFAAYFG; from the coding sequence ATGTTCATACATCAAACCCAGATACGTGTACGATATGCCGAAACAGACCAGATGGGCTATGTGTATTATGGCAACTATGCTAGCTACTACGAAGTAGCCCGTACGGAGGCGCTGCGGGTGCTGGGGTTCCCATATGTCGAGTTAGAAGCAGCGGGGGTGATGTTGCCCGTCCGTGAAATGCACATCCGATACCTACAAGCCGCACGATACGATGATTTGTTGAGCCTAGAGGTCAAGGTGGCGCAGATGCCCAGTGCCAAAATTGATTTTGAATACCGCTGCTATAACCAAGACGGAGTGCTGCTCAATACCGGAAGCACAACACTCGTTTTTGTAGACCAAAAAACGGGCAAGGTGATGCGATGTCCTACAGATATTGCCAAGGCTTTTGCGGCATATTTTGGCTAA
- the dnaN gene encoding DNA polymerase III subunit beta yields the protein MKLIVSSAVLQKQLAALSSVVPSNPIVPILDNFLFDLNQNELTVSASDLNVSMTTRVSVESTDTGRVAVPSKILLDTLKSLPEQPITFAVDPDTHAVEITSYSGRYKLPGESAEDFPRIPSAEKSEASLVIPSEVLGKALHHTLFAVSTDELRPAMTGVYFDLSPEEAVLVATDGHRLVRYTRKDVQSSQAIGVIVPRKALATLEKALPNDVDVHAEFDTSNAFFSFGQYHLVARLVDETFPDYRNAIPVENPNKLEIERGDFYNAIKRAMIYANKATHQIRLKVSETQMQIFAEDQDYANEANERLACEYNGEEMEIGFNARLLSDVLANIDCKEMTMEMSTPRKAGIVKPKEQPDYEDTLLLIMPVMLNNSY from the coding sequence ATGAAGTTAATCGTCTCTTCTGCTGTTCTCCAAAAGCAACTGGCTGCTTTGAGTAGCGTAGTGCCTTCTAATCCGATAGTACCAATTTTGGATAACTTCCTGTTTGACCTCAACCAAAATGAGCTGACAGTCAGCGCTTCTGACCTGAATGTATCCATGACTACCCGTGTGAGCGTAGAGTCTACGGATACGGGTCGTGTGGCCGTCCCTTCCAAAATTTTGCTTGATACGCTCAAAAGCCTGCCTGAGCAACCGATTACCTTCGCTGTAGACCCTGATACGCACGCCGTAGAAATCACTTCTTACAGCGGTCGCTATAAGCTGCCGGGCGAAAGTGCCGAAGACTTCCCGCGTATCCCTAGCGCAGAGAAGAGCGAAGCTAGCCTCGTAATTCCTTCAGAGGTGCTGGGCAAGGCGCTCCACCATACGCTCTTTGCCGTAAGCACAGATGAGCTGCGCCCTGCAATGACAGGGGTATATTTTGACCTCAGCCCCGAAGAGGCGGTATTGGTCGCTACCGATGGCCACCGCCTTGTACGCTACACCCGCAAGGATGTGCAGTCAAGCCAAGCCATTGGCGTGATTGTGCCCCGAAAAGCATTGGCTACACTCGAAAAAGCCCTCCCCAATGATGTGGATGTACACGCTGAGTTTGACACCTCCAACGCCTTTTTCTCTTTTGGCCAATACCACTTGGTAGCCCGCCTCGTTGACGAGACTTTCCCCGACTATCGCAACGCCATCCCTGTAGAAAACCCCAATAAGCTCGAAATTGAGCGTGGCGACTTCTACAATGCCATCAAACGAGCAATGATTTATGCCAACAAAGCTACCCACCAAATCCGCCTAAAGGTATCAGAAACACAGATGCAAATCTTTGCCGAAGACCAAGATTATGCCAACGAGGCCAACGAGCGCCTTGCTTGCGAATACAACGGCGAAGAAATGGAGATTGGCTTCAACGCACGCCTCTTGTCTGATGTATTGGCTAATATCGACTGCAAGGAGATGACGATGGAAATGTCTACCCCCCGTAAGGCTGGCATCGTAAAACCCAAAGAGCAGCCTGACTATGAGGATACGCTCCTGCTCATTATGCCAGTAATGCTGAACAACAGCTACTAA
- a CDS encoding nucleoside deaminase: MLELTHEYYMQLALKQAQMAYEAGEIPVGAVILSPKGIVAQAHNQTERLQDVTAHAEMLAITAAAQHLGAKYLRQCTLYVTLEPCVMCAGACYWAQLGAVIYGAADEKRGFGSQALGLHPKTKIIAGVLEEDCKALLQAFFKRLR; this comes from the coding sequence ATGCTCGAACTTACCCACGAATATTATATGCAGTTGGCGCTCAAACAGGCGCAGATGGCCTACGAAGCTGGAGAGATTCCGGTGGGAGCGGTCATATTATCGCCCAAGGGCATCGTGGCTCAAGCCCATAACCAAACCGAGCGCCTGCAAGACGTAACTGCCCACGCCGAAATGTTGGCCATTACTGCCGCCGCACAACATCTGGGCGCCAAATACCTACGACAGTGTACGCTCTATGTAACGCTAGAGCCTTGCGTGATGTGCGCAGGGGCCTGTTATTGGGCTCAGCTTGGCGCTGTCATTTATGGCGCTGCCGACGAAAAGCGCGGCTTTGGAAGCCAAGCGCTGGGGCTGCACCCTAAAACCAAAATCATCGCAGGGGTTTTAGAAGAGGACTGTAAAGCGCTTTTACAGGCTTTTTTCAAACGCCTACGTTGA
- a CDS encoding thioredoxin family protein yields MKHLLKTTFLASLAILLSFAHSYANGITFFKGTWEQALAEAKKQNKLLFVDAYAEWCGPCKMMDKEVFPDKAVGEFFNANFVSYKIDVDEDRGGEIFAKYGGQAMPTYLFVDGDGTLVYKQLGSMPAASFIEVGKKALEMPELSKKYKAGTLSAEEKLQYWVLMDGDEAYSADVMAHFAKLDNKALLEPTNFSLMKSYIKDSDSAQYKYFIQNASAFKTAFGEETMMYLESVFTHAYENGDKAKTLSVIDDLKLFTEFLPDGFNLEEFKERINQEF; encoded by the coding sequence ATGAAACATTTATTAAAAACAACCTTCTTAGCGAGCTTAGCCATCCTGCTAAGCTTTGCTCACAGCTACGCAAACGGCATTACGTTCTTCAAAGGTACTTGGGAACAAGCCTTGGCAGAAGCCAAAAAACAAAACAAACTCTTGTTTGTAGATGCCTACGCCGAGTGGTGTGGCCCCTGCAAAATGATGGACAAAGAAGTGTTTCCTGACAAAGCTGTGGGAGAGTTTTTCAATGCCAACTTTGTGTCTTACAAAATTGATGTAGACGAAGACCGTGGTGGAGAAATTTTCGCAAAATATGGCGGGCAAGCGATGCCTACCTACCTCTTTGTTGATGGAGATGGCACATTGGTTTACAAGCAACTCGGTTCTATGCCTGCGGCTTCATTTATAGAAGTAGGCAAAAAAGCCCTCGAAATGCCCGAATTGAGCAAAAAATACAAAGCAGGCACCCTTAGCGCCGAAGAAAAACTACAATATTGGGTCTTGATGGATGGCGATGAAGCCTACAGTGCGGATGTGATGGCTCATTTTGCCAAGCTCGACAACAAAGCCCTGCTTGAGCCTACCAACTTCAGCCTGATGAAAAGCTATATCAAAGATTCGGACAGCGCTCAATACAAGTACTTCATCCAAAACGCCAGCGCATTCAAAACAGCTTTTGGCGAAGAAACGATGATGTATCTTGAAAGCGTTTTCACCCACGCCTATGAGAACGGCGACAAAGCCAAAACCCTGAGCGTAATAGACGACCTGAAGCTCTTCACTGAGTTTTTGCCCGACGGCTTCAACCTAGAAGAGTTCAAAGAACGCATCAACCAAGAGTTTTAA
- a CDS encoding DUF4175 family protein: protein MQLFGEIQKYKQKLYTNALLKGTLIAGGIVLAAVLFFSTLEYFGRFDSTVRAVFFYSFLALLVGAVSWYVFTPLSYLLKLRQPISDEEAAQRIGRHFPTVRDKLLNTLQLHKGAAQLPSNMLLQASLQQRTVELSPIRFTEAVDYNENRKYLRYLLPLLLLFLGIWVIQREFFTESARRIIQYEREFATPAPFQFVLQNKKLEAYKNEDFTVSLKLEGYALPPEVYLMSSGNRYKMQAEGGGQYRYTFSKLQKNTAFYFTAEGFNSDQYDIALRLRPTLLSFKASLNYPAYLGKPAEEWSNIGNLVVPEGTQIKWEFKTAEAESLSLQFGQAQPEKIQKVSNRSFVYQKTAKIAESYQIKLQNQHSSNKEEISYQITVIPDQHPKINMQSFEDKAIFQYLSIGGSASDDYGLSALQIGFRIVRKGRAGAYQTVKLPVSPNQTIQNYYYQIDLMPLQLAPGDKIEYYAQVWDNDGVNGAKSARTGVAVFQLPDEQALREEINTAASQTSSQIQKTIEKTRKVQQDINKLQQKLLQKQSLDFQDKKMLEDLLKQREELMEELRQIQEKNQLTNQKQERFSEQSDELREKMEQLNKLMDELMDEETRKLYEELQKLLEQNRQNDAILQQLDKLQNSEQSLEKELERALELFKQLQVEQKLEQTTKDLKQLAEEQKALSEKTEQKQADPQTLEKEQEALNERFEQIQEELNKLEELNNSLEDPNDLKDFSEQEEQIKQEQQKSLDQLQKNQQKKAGESQKNAGQKMQEMAEEMEQMQADMQQEQMQENMDDLRALLENIVKLSFDQESLMQDFRLVSMSDPRFKDLTQRQLKMKDDVKMVEDSLQSLAKRVFQIESFVTKEVEALKNHLNESLYFLRERNVGMAVGKQQFAMTSLNNLALLLNDILQQMQSQAQQMQQNAGGKPNKQQKSGKPNISQLQQQLNQQIQQLKESGKSGRELSEELAKLAAEQERLRRALQEAAKKMGKNEGGKELEQLQKLMEETEKDLVNKRLSDETLMRQKNIETRLLESEKAMREQDEEEERKAETSKNKNKRTPPNLDQYLKQKEKQVELLKTVPPALSPYYKKEIDLYFEKIDQ, encoded by the coding sequence ATGCAGCTGTTCGGAGAAATTCAGAAGTACAAACAAAAGCTTTATACCAATGCCTTGTTGAAAGGTACACTCATTGCAGGAGGCATTGTATTGGCCGCCGTGCTGTTTTTTAGTACCTTAGAATATTTTGGCCGTTTCGACTCTACGGTTCGTGCCGTATTTTTCTATAGTTTTTTGGCCTTGCTTGTGGGAGCGGTCAGCTGGTATGTCTTTACCCCATTGAGCTATCTGCTGAAACTACGCCAGCCTATTTCGGACGAAGAAGCCGCCCAACGGATTGGCCGCCACTTCCCTACTGTGCGCGACAAGCTGCTCAATACCCTACAGCTACACAAAGGCGCCGCACAACTACCCTCTAATATGTTGCTACAGGCCAGCCTCCAACAACGGACAGTGGAGCTTTCGCCCATTCGTTTCACAGAGGCAGTAGACTACAACGAAAACCGCAAATACCTGCGCTATCTGTTGCCCTTGCTGTTGTTGTTTTTGGGAATATGGGTCATCCAGCGGGAGTTTTTTACGGAGAGTGCTCGCCGCATTATCCAATATGAGCGGGAATTTGCTACACCGGCTCCTTTCCAGTTTGTCTTACAAAACAAAAAACTAGAAGCCTACAAAAACGAAGACTTCACCGTTTCGCTCAAGCTTGAAGGCTATGCCCTCCCGCCCGAAGTATACCTGATGAGCAGCGGCAACCGCTACAAAATGCAGGCCGAAGGAGGCGGGCAATACCGCTACACCTTTAGCAAGCTCCAAAAAAATACGGCTTTTTATTTTACGGCAGAGGGCTTCAACTCCGATCAATACGATATCGCCTTGCGCTTGCGCCCCACACTGCTGTCGTTCAAAGCATCGCTCAACTACCCTGCCTACCTAGGCAAGCCAGCTGAGGAGTGGAGTAATATCGGCAACTTGGTAGTACCCGAAGGCACCCAAATCAAGTGGGAGTTTAAAACCGCCGAGGCCGAAAGCCTTAGCCTGCAATTTGGCCAAGCCCAACCCGAAAAGATACAGAAAGTAAGCAACCGAAGCTTTGTATATCAAAAAACCGCCAAAATAGCCGAAAGCTACCAAATCAAGCTTCAAAATCAACATAGCAGCAACAAGGAAGAAATCAGCTATCAGATTACGGTCATCCCCGACCAACACCCCAAAATCAATATGCAGTCCTTTGAGGATAAAGCTATTTTCCAGTACCTCAGCATCGGAGGGAGTGCCTCTGATGACTATGGGCTGAGTGCTTTGCAAATAGGCTTCCGCATCGTACGTAAGGGCCGAGCAGGCGCTTACCAAACCGTCAAGCTGCCTGTCAGCCCCAACCAAACCATCCAAAACTATTATTATCAGATAGACCTGATGCCGCTACAGCTGGCTCCCGGCGATAAGATAGAGTACTATGCGCAAGTATGGGACAACGACGGCGTAAACGGAGCCAAGAGCGCCCGTACAGGCGTGGCAGTGTTCCAGCTACCCGATGAGCAAGCCCTGCGCGAAGAAATCAATACTGCGGCCTCTCAAACTAGCTCCCAAATTCAAAAAACCATCGAGAAAACTCGTAAGGTACAGCAAGACATCAACAAACTCCAGCAAAAACTACTGCAAAAACAGTCGTTGGATTTTCAGGATAAAAAAATGCTCGAAGACCTGCTCAAACAACGCGAAGAGCTGATGGAGGAGCTGCGCCAAATACAAGAAAAAAACCAACTCACCAACCAAAAACAAGAGCGTTTCTCCGAACAAAGCGACGAACTACGCGAGAAAATGGAACAGCTCAACAAGCTAATGGATGAGCTAATGGATGAGGAAACACGCAAACTCTACGAAGAGCTGCAAAAGCTGCTAGAACAAAACCGGCAGAATGATGCCATACTCCAACAACTTGACAAGCTCCAAAACAGCGAACAAAGCCTCGAAAAAGAGCTCGAACGCGCCCTAGAGCTTTTCAAACAATTGCAAGTAGAACAAAAACTCGAACAAACTACCAAAGACCTCAAGCAACTTGCTGAGGAACAAAAAGCCTTGTCCGAAAAAACCGAACAAAAACAAGCTGACCCACAAACACTAGAAAAAGAACAAGAGGCGCTCAACGAACGCTTTGAACAGATACAAGAAGAACTCAACAAGCTCGAAGAGCTCAACAACAGCCTCGAAGACCCCAATGACCTCAAGGACTTCTCAGAGCAAGAGGAGCAAATCAAACAAGAACAACAAAAGAGCTTAGACCAACTACAAAAAAACCAACAGAAAAAAGCAGGAGAATCGCAAAAAAACGCAGGCCAAAAAATGCAGGAAATGGCCGAGGAAATGGAGCAAATGCAGGCCGACATGCAACAAGAGCAAATGCAAGAAAATATGGACGACCTCCGCGCACTGCTCGAAAATATCGTCAAACTCTCTTTTGACCAAGAGTCGCTGATGCAAGACTTTAGGCTTGTGAGTATGTCTGACCCACGCTTCAAAGACCTCACCCAGCGCCAACTCAAGATGAAGGATGATGTCAAAATGGTTGAAGACAGCCTCCAATCGCTGGCCAAGCGTGTCTTCCAGATAGAGTCTTTTGTAACCAAAGAAGTAGAAGCGCTCAAAAATCATCTCAACGAAAGCCTTTACTTCTTGCGCGAACGCAATGTAGGCATGGCCGTGGGCAAACAACAATTTGCCATGACCTCGCTCAATAACCTGGCCCTACTACTCAACGATATCCTCCAGCAGATGCAAAGCCAAGCCCAACAAATGCAACAAAATGCCGGAGGCAAACCCAACAAACAGCAAAAAAGCGGCAAGCCCAATATAAGCCAATTACAACAACAGCTCAACCAACAAATCCAACAATTGAAAGAAAGTGGAAAATCAGGTAGAGAACTTTCAGAGGAACTTGCTAAATTAGCAGCCGAACAGGAGCGCCTACGTCGTGCGCTTCAAGAAGCCGCCAAAAAAATGGGCAAAAACGAAGGAGGAAAAGAACTTGAACAACTCCAAAAACTGATGGAAGAGACCGAGAAAGACTTGGTAAACAAACGCCTCTCTGACGAAACACTGATGCGGCAGAAAAATATCGAAACCCGATTGCTAGAATCAGAAAAAGCCATGCGCGAACAAGACGAAGAAGAAGAACGCAAGGCCGAAACAAGCAAAAACAAAAATAAGCGGACTCCGCCCAACTTAGACCAATACCTCAAACAAAAAGAAAAGCAAGTAGAACTGCTCAAAACCGTACCCCCGGCGCTCTCGCCCTACTACAAAAAAGAGATAGACTTGTACTTCGAAAAAATAGACCAATAG
- the ybeY gene encoding rRNA maturation RNase YbeY — protein sequence MSEQNTLPPIDFFVEDIDFALPNPTQTADWIANVVDTEGGQLEELTYVFCSDEYLHKINLEYLDHDTYTDIITFDNSEDEEGIVGDIFISIDRVRENAQQLQVPFEQELHRVLIHGVLHLLGYPDKTEAEAQAMRQKEDQCLALRFGS from the coding sequence ATGTCTGAGCAAAATACCCTACCCCCAATTGATTTTTTTGTGGAGGATATTGATTTTGCCCTCCCCAACCCTACCCAAACAGCCGATTGGATTGCCAACGTAGTAGACACCGAAGGCGGGCAGCTCGAAGAGCTGACCTATGTCTTTTGTTCTGATGAGTATCTCCATAAGATAAACCTCGAATACCTCGACCACGATACCTATACCGATATCATCACCTTCGATAATTCGGAGGACGAAGAGGGTATCGTAGGCGATATTTTTATCAGCATAGACCGTGTACGCGAAAACGCCCAGCAACTGCAAGTACCCTTTGAGCAAGAGCTACACCGAGTCCTTATCCACGGTGTACTACATCTCCTAGGCTATCCCGACAAAACTGAGGCCGAAGCACAGGCCATGCGCCAAAAAGAAGACCAGTGCCTAGCCCTGCGTTTTGGCTCCTGA
- a CDS encoding peptidoglycan recognition protein family protein, translating into MGPIKEGDAHTKRVFKIQQILKRLGHYHGTVDGLYGPLTTAAVRTFQEVQFVTGQVDAHTFEALLQIRQEWEHPQSTTLDHSLTAEQKQIFLQEKGYYYGAIDGEYGPFSQKAEEDFCKAHRIESQKAFIEKLQQPDYPGVTPAFLRVGQYFQTVSAKKQIVIHHTAGSGSAWNTKQWWDMHPAQVATDFIIDADGSILRVIPKGYWAWHLGVGRMDLDSRAIGIELCNYGFLVKAGNTYHNDYGGIVPPERVYTLKEQWKGHWYFEKYTPQQLQSLYGLLKCLVEEYGINFDKNTFHDGKSGVFDWSRDAMNGREGIYTHNSYLLYKTDAYPHHELIDLLQAL; encoded by the coding sequence ATGGGTCCTATCAAGGAAGGCGATGCGCATACCAAGCGTGTTTTCAAAATTCAGCAAATACTCAAACGCCTAGGCCACTACCACGGCACTGTTGATGGCCTCTACGGCCCGCTAACTACTGCTGCCGTACGTACCTTTCAAGAAGTCCAATTTGTAACAGGGCAAGTAGATGCCCATACTTTTGAGGCGCTCTTACAGATTCGCCAAGAATGGGAGCACCCACAAAGTACCACCCTCGACCACAGCCTGACTGCCGAACAGAAGCAAATATTCCTCCAAGAAAAAGGGTATTACTACGGAGCCATTGATGGCGAATATGGGCCTTTTTCGCAAAAAGCAGAAGAAGATTTTTGTAAGGCTCACAGAATAGAAAGCCAAAAAGCATTTATCGAAAAACTACAGCAGCCTGATTACCCAGGTGTAACGCCGGCTTTTTTGCGGGTGGGGCAATATTTTCAGACTGTAAGCGCCAAAAAACAAATTGTCATTCACCATACTGCCGGAAGTGGCTCGGCTTGGAATACCAAGCAGTGGTGGGATATGCACCCTGCCCAAGTAGCGACTGATTTTATCATTGATGCTGACGGCAGCATCCTGCGGGTCATCCCCAAGGGCTACTGGGCTTGGCATTTGGGCGTAGGGCGGATGGATTTGGACTCCCGCGCCATTGGTATCGAGCTTTGCAACTATGGCTTTTTGGTAAAGGCTGGCAATACATACCACAATGACTATGGTGGCATTGTTCCTCCCGAAAGGGTATACACCCTCAAAGAACAATGGAAGGGGCATTGGTATTTTGAAAAATATACCCCCCAACAACTCCAAAGCCTCTACGGTTTGCTCAAGTGTCTGGTTGAAGAATATGGAATCAATTTTGACAAGAACACCTTCCACGATGGTAAAAGCGGAGTTTTTGACTGGAGCCGCGACGCAATGAACGGGCGTGAAGGCATTTATACCCACAACTCTTACCTGCTCTACAAAACGGATGCCTACCCACACCACGAGCTCATAGACCTCTTGCAAGCATTATAA
- a CDS encoding ABC transporter permease, whose translation MLYFLQYALQSLWRRPWRVVAIIGVYTLVVGFYASVVFFVNALQQESDRALGHLPELWVQQLAGGRLVPMKQSWVDSLQGIRGVRQIQPRLWGYNYDSPTGAVFTLMAADTLPPEGLSLLKTLPQGQRLQPETAWVGTGLLEMRELALGDDITLFDDSGEIRSFRIVGAFEAAADLLTRDLIVLHPYSARKMLGLAEDEITDLAISIHNPDEINNIGRKIDRQFAGIRVVTADELRSTYTALFSWRGGLFTYGTLLSLLAFLILIWQQATGMTAEERRELGVLKAIGWEISDVLQVKFWEAIVLSFTATMLGMMLAYGHVFVLGAPMLKQLLMGWSVLYPQYVLHPTLDYASWLTILALSVVPYVAATVLPAWRAAIIPPAEVM comes from the coding sequence ATGCTGTACTTTTTACAATATGCGCTTCAATCATTATGGCGGCGGCCTTGGCGTGTCGTGGCCATCATCGGAGTATATACCCTAGTGGTGGGGTTTTATGCGTCGGTGGTGTTTTTTGTCAATGCGCTCCAACAAGAGAGCGACCGTGCATTGGGGCATTTGCCTGAGCTTTGGGTACAACAGCTGGCCGGAGGCCGGCTTGTACCAATGAAGCAAAGCTGGGTAGACTCCCTACAAGGCATCCGAGGGGTGCGCCAGATACAGCCGCGTCTTTGGGGCTACAATTACGATTCGCCCACAGGAGCAGTATTTACCCTCATGGCTGCTGATACCCTCCCCCCAGAGGGCTTGAGCTTGCTCAAGACCTTGCCCCAAGGGCAGAGGCTACAGCCCGAAACGGCTTGGGTGGGCACGGGGCTGCTCGAAATGAGGGAGCTTGCCCTAGGCGATGATATCACACTCTTTGATGATAGTGGTGAGATTCGTAGCTTTCGCATTGTAGGTGCTTTTGAAGCCGCCGCCGACTTGCTCACCCGCGACCTCATTGTGCTCCATCCATACAGCGCCCGAAAGATGTTGGGCTTGGCAGAAGATGAAATTACAGACCTAGCCATCAGCATTCACAACCCGGACGAAATCAATAACATAGGCCGCAAAATAGACCGACAATTTGCCGGAATAAGGGTTGTTACTGCCGACGAGCTGCGCAGTACCTACACAGCCCTTTTTAGTTGGCGTGGGGGTTTGTTTACGTATGGCACCTTACTATCACTCCTAGCTTTTTTGATTTTGATATGGCAACAGGCTACCGGAATGACCGCCGAGGAGCGGCGTGAGTTGGGCGTGCTCAAGGCCATTGGTTGGGAAATATCAGATGTACTGCAGGTTAAATTTTGGGAGGCAATTGTACTCTCGTTTACAGCCACAATGCTCGGGATGATGTTGGCCTATGGGCATGTATTTGTGCTTGGCGCACCTATGCTGAAGCAGCTGCTGATGGGCTGGTCCGTGTTGTATCCTCAGTATGTCTTGCACCCCACGCTCGACTATGCTTCTTGGTTGACTATCTTGGCGTTGTCGGTAGTGCCCTATGTGGCGGCTACTGTGTTGCCGGCTTGGCGGGCGGCGATTATCCCTCCGGCAGAAGTAATGTAA
- a CDS encoding DUF2256 domain-containing protein, producing the protein MRKKSDLPTKVCLVCGRPFAWRKKWERCWEEVRYCSERCRRQRSGAKTQG; encoded by the coding sequence ATGAGAAAAAAGTCTGACCTACCTACCAAGGTCTGCCTTGTTTGTGGGCGGCCTTTTGCTTGGCGCAAGAAATGGGAGCGATGTTGGGAAGAGGTGCGCTATTGTAGCGAGCGGTGTCGCAGGCAGCGCTCAGGAGCCAAAACGCAGGGCTAG
- the der gene encoding ribosome biogenesis GTPase Der: MSNIVAIVGRPNVGKSTFFNRMIEQRQSIIDDQSGVTRDRIYGQAQWTGHFFTLVDTGGYVVGSDDTFEDAIRNQVRIAMEEADVVLFMVDCTTGLMDLDKDFANIVRQYNKPVIIVANKADHYEAQQSAVEFYALGLGDKLFPIAAQSGSGTGDLLDEIVSLLPSPDEIPQTLELPHIAVVGRPNVGKSSFVNLLLGEERSIVTNIAGTTRDSVHAVYKAFGQEFVLVDTAGIRRKSKVHEDVEFYSVMRSLRALESTDVCIIMIDAERGIASQDVNLIGLADRNKKGIVLMVNKWDLIEKDHRTADEFKKEIYERIAPMTYVPILFTSVLNKQRVFQSIQKAMEVYEARSQRIPTSALNDALLPEIERYPPPATKGKYIRIKYVTQLPTATPAFAFFCNLPQYIKEPYARYLENQIRKHFDFEGVPIQVFFRKK; this comes from the coding sequence ATGTCGAATATTGTAGCCATCGTAGGCCGCCCCAACGTTGGCAAGTCTACGTTTTTTAACCGCATGATAGAGCAGCGCCAGTCGATTATAGACGACCAGAGCGGCGTTACCCGCGACCGTATCTATGGTCAGGCGCAGTGGACTGGGCACTTTTTTACCCTTGTAGACACGGGCGGCTATGTCGTTGGCTCTGATGATACTTTCGAGGATGCCATCCGCAATCAAGTACGCATCGCGATGGAGGAGGCGGATGTGGTGTTGTTTATGGTCGATTGTACGACCGGATTGATGGACTTGGACAAGGATTTCGCCAATATCGTACGCCAATACAACAAGCCGGTCATTATTGTAGCCAATAAGGCTGACCACTACGAAGCCCAGCAGTCGGCAGTAGAGTTTTACGCCCTCGGCCTGGGGGATAAGCTTTTCCCCATTGCAGCACAAAGTGGCTCCGGCACAGGTGACTTGCTCGACGAGATTGTGAGTTTGTTGCCCTCTCCAGACGAGATTCCCCAAACGCTAGAGCTGCCCCATATCGCCGTGGTAGGTCGTCCCAATGTGGGTAAGTCCTCGTTTGTCAACCTGCTTTTGGGCGAAGAACGCAGCATTGTTACCAATATCGCCGGTACTACCCGCGACAGCGTACACGCTGTATACAAGGCCTTCGGCCAAGAATTTGTCTTGGTAGATACTGCCGGTATCCGCCGCAAAAGTAAGGTACACGAAGACGTAGAGTTTTATTCCGTGATGCGCTCTTTGCGTGCGCTCGAAAGCACAGACGTTTGTATCATTATGATAGATGCCGAGCGTGGTATCGCCTCTCAAGATGTAAACCTCATCGGGCTGGCCGACCGCAACAAGAAGGGCATCGTATTGATGGTCAATAAGTGGGATTTGATTGAAAAAGACCATCGCACTGCCGATGAGTTCAAGAAAGAAATCTATGAACGTATCGCCCCAATGACCTATGTCCCTATTTTGTTTACGTCTGTGCTCAACAAGCAACGCGTATTCCAGAGCATCCAAAAGGCGATGGAAGTATACGAAGCTCGCAGCCAGCGTATCCCCACCTCGGCGCTCAACGACGCCCTCTTGCCCGAGATAGAGCGTTATCCACCTCCGGCAACCAAGGGCAAATACATCCGCATCAAGTATGTAACCCAATTGCCGACGGCTACCCCGGCGTTTGCCTTTTTCTGCAATCTGCCCCAGTATATCAAGGAGCCGTATGCACGCTATCTCGAAAACCAAATCCGCAAGCATTTCGACTTTGAGGGCGTGCCAATTCAAGTGTTTTTCCGTAAAAAATAG